One window from the genome of Oceanispirochaeta sp. encodes:
- a CDS encoding Gfo/Idh/MocA family oxidoreductase, protein MNKIVIGMAGFGSIGRIHQMAYADIPYIYPGKLPEIYLKGVCRSTFEGAKTTATLSGFDKAYRDYDEVLADPEVDVIDLVTPNSLHKEQILKALEAGKHVLCEKPLVLDASEAVLLEKAAEKSNVRVGMIFNYRFIPAIMKAKELIEAGLLGDVYSFRGEYFHTGYQNPEKPYSWRMNFDESGGGALADLGIHVIDLVRFLLGDFFSVRADLKTYINERPLPDGSGKMGKVTVDDAAWMQCRLVSGGLGSIEVSRFATGALDDLNLTVYGSRGSFSFKLMDPNFLYWFDQLKPGQGWSRLETLQTYEEAKIPAPRSVIGWTRFHTENQYRFLKSLQEGSAFSPSLKDGAVAQYVLDAAYKSGETGNYAQVRMTSAS, encoded by the coding sequence ATGAATAAAATAGTCATCGGAATGGCTGGTTTCGGCAGCATTGGCAGGATTCATCAGATGGCCTATGCCGACATACCCTATATTTACCCGGGGAAACTCCCCGAAATCTACCTTAAGGGAGTCTGCCGGTCCACCTTTGAGGGGGCCAAAACAACGGCAACCCTCTCTGGATTTGATAAAGCCTACAGAGACTATGACGAAGTTCTGGCCGATCCGGAAGTCGATGTTATCGATCTGGTAACCCCTAATTCTCTGCATAAAGAGCAGATTCTAAAGGCTCTGGAGGCGGGAAAGCATGTTTTATGTGAAAAACCTCTGGTTCTTGATGCTTCAGAGGCTGTCCTCCTGGAGAAGGCCGCTGAGAAGTCGAATGTCCGGGTCGGTATGATTTTTAATTACCGCTTTATTCCGGCCATCATGAAAGCAAAAGAGCTGATTGAGGCTGGTCTGCTGGGAGATGTCTACTCATTTCGGGGAGAGTATTTTCATACAGGTTATCAGAACCCGGAGAAACCCTACAGCTGGAGGATGAATTTTGATGAGTCCGGCGGGGGAGCCCTGGCCGATCTGGGTATTCATGTCATTGACCTTGTCCGCTTCCTTCTGGGAGACTTTTTCTCGGTGAGAGCTGATCTTAAGACATACATAAATGAGAGACCCTTGCCCGACGGCAGCGGTAAGATGGGCAAGGTGACTGTGGATGATGCGGCCTGGATGCAGTGCCGTCTGGTTTCGGGAGGGCTGGGTTCCATCGAAGTCTCCCGCTTTGCCACAGGAGCTCTGGATGATCTGAATCTGACCGTGTATGGAAGCAGAGGATCATTCAGTTTCAAACTGATGGATCCGAACTTTTTGTATTGGTTTGATCAGCTTAAGCCGGGGCAGGGGTGGAGCCGTCTTGAAACCCTGCAGACTTATGAAGAGGCAAAGATTCCCGCACCGAGATCTGTCATCGGATGGACCCGTTTCCATACAGAGAACCAGTACAGGTTTCTGAAGTCCCTTCAGGAGGGATCTGCTTTTTCTCCATCCCTAAAAGATGGAGCCGTAGCTCAGTATGTTCTGGATGCTGCATATAAGAGCGGAGAAACCGGGAACTACGCTCAGGTCAGAATGACTTCTGCATCATAA
- a CDS encoding Dabb family protein has protein sequence MVKHIVLFSYEKELDSPEIMELHQRFCALPGIIPEISGFESGMDISVEGISRGYTMSYVLSFKGCEERDRYLVHPSHKEFSEFAGPFLKDVLVFDYDAEVILT, from the coding sequence CATATGAAAAGGAATTGGACTCGCCGGAAATCATGGAACTTCATCAAAGGTTTTGTGCACTCCCGGGTATTATCCCGGAAATTTCCGGTTTTGAGTCGGGGATGGATATCTCTGTGGAAGGTATAAGCCGTGGATATACCATGTCCTATGTATTGAGTTTCAAGGGATGTGAAGAAAGGGACCGCTACCTGGTTCACCCCTCACATAAGGAGTTTTCTGAGTTCGCCGGTCCCTTTTTAAAGGATGTCCTCGTCTTTGATTATGATGCAGAAGTCATTCTGACCTGA